The nucleotide window AAGTAGTCGTGGTTGATTATCAAAAAGACCCAGTTACTTCAGCCCTAAAACACGTCGATCTAAAAGTAGCACTACCAGGCGTAGTAAGCAAATATCTTATCCCAGTTAAGCCAGTTGGCACTCCGATAGGCTTAAAAAACAAGGGCGTATTGCTAACGCTAAAACGCCGCTTAGCGGTAAAATGCACCGCAGAAAACCTACCAAATGCGTTCGAGCTTGACGTTAGCAAGCTTGACATAGACGACACTATCTTAGTTCGCGATATCGCAGTGCCACAGGGCGTAACTATGGTGGATGCGGAGCGAATAGCGGTTCTAGGCGTAGTTAAAGCCAGATAAGGGCTTTAGCGTGACGCTAATAGTGGGGCTTGGTAACCCCACCCCCAAATATGAAAAAACTCGCCATAACGTCGGCTTTATGCTGATAGATAGCCTGCTTAGCGGTGGCGGATTTTTTGATGTTTCTTCTTTGAAATTCCAAGGCGAGCTTTATAAAAAGGGCTCGCTCCTACTCTTAAAACCAAGCACTTTTATGAATTTAAGCGGCAACAGCGTAAAGGCTGTGGCTGATTTTTACAAGCCAGAGCGAATTATCGTCATACACGACGACCTTGACCTTGCCTTTGGGGCGGTTAAATTTAAAAACGGCGGCAGTAGCGGCGGACATAACGGGCTAAAGTCGATTGATGGCTTAATGGGTGCGGGCTATGACAGGGTGCGAATAGGCATAGGCAAGCAGGGCAATGCGGCTAACTGGGTACTTTCTGATTTTAGCGCGGCTGAGCTAGATAGCTTAAAAAGTGAGATTTTACCGCACGCAGCAGGGGCTGTTATGGCGCTTGTAAATGGTAGCGAAATAAGCCAAGTGAGCGCTAAGTTTAGTCTAAAGCCAGCTAAAGAAAAACAACAAAAGCAATCTAGGCAAATAACCACTCATAAATCGGACGAAATAGGCAAAATAGCTTTTAAAATAGATGATAAAGTCAGTACAGAATATAACAAGCTAGCTAAAAATCATGAAATCTTACACACAAATAAAAGCGCTCAAAAAAGTGAGTCAGATAAAGCATCCTTGCAAGATGCCGCAAACTCAGCCGATAATTTAGTGGATAGCAAATGAAGGCCTTAAATTTATCACAAAAAACAAGCCTTTTGTCGCAAAGCTTTAATGTAAATAAAGTTTTAAATTTATCATCAAAGACTGGCTATTTGACCTTAAAATTTAAATTTTTTAATTTATCGGCTTTAAAAATGATTTTATCTTTATATAAAAAATCTATTTTTAGCACACTTTTGGTAAAAAATTTAAACCATTTTTTCACCAAAATAGAGGGTAAAAGCAGATGAATAAAATCTACATTCGCTTTATATCGTCTGTTTATCTTAAGTATTTTTTTATAATATTTGCTGCGCTTGAGCTTTTTTATGTCGGTATAGACGTGCTGACAAATTTAAAAGACCTTCCAACTTCAGCAAACTTGCAGCTACTTTATGCCTGTTTGCTAGCACTTTCTGCGGCCAGCTACACCTTGCCTTTGTCTCTTATTTTTGCTCTTATTGTTTCAAGCATAAATTTAATCCGTTCAAACGAGCTAGTGAGCTTTTACGCTCTAGGCGTTAGCAGGCATGCGTTTATTGCTCCGCCGTTTTTTATAGCCTTTTTTATTACTGCCATTTTTATTGGGCTAAACTTCACTCCATTTGCCTACGCACAGACTTATCAGCGTGATTTGATTAAAAGTGGAGGGATAAGTCAAAGTACCTCAAGCGATGTTTTTTTGAAATTTGATGGTAGGTTTATCTATATCAAAAGCCTAAATCAAGCCAAAAAAAGCATGCAAAATGTGCGAATATTTGAGCTTGATGGGATAAATTTAAAGTCATTTTTAACCTCAAATGAAGCCATGTTTAAAAACAACAAATGGCAGCTTAAAGATCCGATTATTACAATGTTGCCTGAGAATATGCAACTAGGCTCTACCTCTTTTAGTGTAAAAAAGGAGCAAAGCCTTGAAGCGCTTAGTGGATTTAGCCCAAAAAGCATAGAACAAGCTAGCCAAGCCCAAAGTGCTATGAGTGGCGCAGATGCGCTTGAGTTTATGTTTACTTTTAAGGACGAGGAGGTAAGTTTAGAGGGTATTAGGGCTAGCTTTTATATGCTCGTTTTTACGCCACTTTACGCACCTTTGCTTGTGTTTATATTTTATTGTCATATGCCAATAATCGGCAGATTTTTAAACTTAGCTATGGCAAGCTTTGTTATGGTTGTGGCTACTTTTGTGGTTTGGGGAGTGATATTTATCCTTGCACGTTTTGCTCTAAATGGTATTTTAAATCCTGAAATAGCGCTTTTAAGCCCTGTGGCTTTACTTTTAATTTACTCTATTTATCTATGGCGACGTTTGGCGTAGTTAAGCAAATTTTTTGTAAATTTTAAGTAAAATCAAACCATTTAAAATAAGGTTTGACATGGATTTTAAAGCACTGGCAAAAACTTACTCTACTCCGCTTTACATTTACGATTTTGACGATATAACGTCTCGCTATACTGCGCTTAAATCAGCCTTTAACGCACATAAATCCCTAATCTGCTATGCTGTAAAAGCAAACTCAAACTTAAGTCTGCTTAAGCATTTGGCAGGTCTTGGGGCTGGCTTTGATTGTGTTAGCGGTGGTGAAGTAAGGCGCGCCTTATTAGCTGGAGCAAAGCCTTATCAGGTGATATTTAGTGGCGTTGGCAAGAGTGATGAGGAGCTTGAGTTTGCTATAAAAAGCGACATTTTATTTATCAATGTCGAAAGTGATTCAGAGCTAGAAGCCCTTATGAAAGTGGCTAAAAACCTCGGTAAAAAGGCGCGCATAAGCATACGAGTAAATCCAAATGTAGACGCCAAAACTCACCCTTATATCTCAACAGGGCTAAGTGAGAATAAATTTGGCGTTAGTATAGACGTGGCTAGGGCTATGTATTTAAAGGCAAATGAAA belongs to Campylobacter sp. 19-13652 and includes:
- a CDS encoding 50S ribosomal protein L25/general stress protein Ctc, producing the protein MLEGIVRESIGKKSAKALRRDGYLIANIYAKGVENIACAFKVNDFIKEVRKKETLAFDVSVGGKTYKVVVVDYQKDPVTSALKHVDLKVALPGVVSKYLIPVKPVGTPIGLKNKGVLLTLKRRLAVKCTAENLPNAFELDVSKLDIDDTILVRDIAVPQGVTMVDAERIAVLGVVKAR
- a CDS encoding LptF/LptG family permease, yielding MNKIYIRFISSVYLKYFFIIFAALELFYVGIDVLTNLKDLPTSANLQLLYACLLALSAASYTLPLSLIFALIVSSINLIRSNELVSFYALGVSRHAFIAPPFFIAFFITAIFIGLNFTPFAYAQTYQRDLIKSGGISQSTSSDVFLKFDGRFIYIKSLNQAKKSMQNVRIFELDGINLKSFLTSNEAMFKNNKWQLKDPIITMLPENMQLGSTSFSVKKEQSLEALSGFSPKSIEQASQAQSAMSGADALEFMFTFKDEEVSLEGIRASFYMLVFTPLYAPLLVFIFYCHMPIIGRFLNLAMASFVMVVATFVVWGVIFILARFALNGILNPEIALLSPVALLLIYSIYLWRRLA